The sequence below is a genomic window from Neoarius graeffei isolate fNeoGra1 chromosome 4, fNeoGra1.pri, whole genome shotgun sequence.
aatctggagaaatctctgtatgcaagagaccaggctgaaaactgacattggatgcctgtgatcttcaggccctcaggtgacactgcattaaaagcagacacgtgtctgtagtggaaatcactgtatgggctcaggaacacttcagaaaaccatcgtctgtgaaaacagttcattactgcatccacaaatgcaagttaaaaccagatataaacaatatccagaaacaccaccaccttctctgggcccaagctcttttacgatggactgaggcaaagtggaaaactgtcccaaggtctgacaaatcaaaaatagaaattcttcttagaaatcatggacaccacatcctccagactaaagaggagagggagcatCCGGCTTattagtgcacagttcaaaagtcagtatctgtgatggtatgagggtgcattagtgcacatgacatgggtagctggtacatctgggaaggcatcattaatgctgaatgatatatacacgtttgctgcccatccagacaaaatctttcagggaaggccttctttctttcagcaacacAATGCCTAACCactttttgcacatattaaaactgcatggctccatagtttaaaaaaaaaaaaaaaacccacaagagagttcaggtgctaaactggcctgcctgcagtccagacctgtctcccattgaaaccatttggtgcattatgaagcacaaaatacgacaaaggagaccctgaactgctgagcaactgaaactgtataatcAGAGGCAATAATGGGATTTCTCttttaaaactacagcaattggtctcctcagttcccaaaagtttactttttaaaaaaagtttacTTGTTAAAAGTAGCAGTGATGCaaaacagtggtaaacatacccctgCCCAACTGTTTTGAAgcgtgctgctgacatcaaattaaaactgagcatatattttaaaaaaaaacaaaaaacaaaatttcagtttcaacattcgatatgttgtctttgtactatttgcaattaaatacagggtttccatgatttgaaaatcaccacattgtttttatttacagtttacacagcatcccaacttctttttggaattggggttgtatgtcagAAACTGCTGCTCACCTGGGATTTTCATATTCAACAGTCTGtaaatttacacagaatggtgcaggggGGAATCCTGGTGTCTACTCACCACAGCAGAACCAAAGAGTGGTTGTGTGTGTTTCCATAGTTTTCCTGTCAGCTTAGCCATTCTTCTCTGACCAcactcaacaaggtgtttccacctgcAGAACTACCATTCTCTGGATGCGTTTTTCGCACCATTTTACCATTTCAACCCAGCCTGTCTATTACCAACAACTACGCCCTGGTCAAAGTCAGCAAGATCAGACCCCCCCCCATTTTGAAATTTGATGTGAACTTTAACTGAAGCTTGACCTACATCTGCATGattttgcactgctgccacatgattgactgGTAATTGTATGAATGAGtacgtgttcctattaaagtgcttCATGAATATATCATTAGCACACATTTATGTGGGTTAAGTATTTTAGGGCCACTGTGTAAACCCTGTGTATTTTTACGTTTTATGACAAGTCTTAGTAATATTTCAAAAGCAAGACATGTATAGTTTGACATTTTAGGAATATATAGTCATTACAAGAAAAAAGTAATATCAGGAAGTTAGAAGAGAAGAAAATGGTCATATGGAACCAAGCACTGAATTGTTATATAAAactaatgaatttaaaaaaaaaaaaaaaaaacaacctcaacTCATCATTACGAGCAAATGAGCATTATCTTGAGATAAGATAAATTAACCTGCAATCCTGAGAAAATGAGCTTCGTTATAACAAAATTCTTGCGATCTCGAGAAAATGACAAATTATTGCAAGCACAGTCGTGCTCGGCTTCCGTTCAGTCAGTATAATGTAGCATAAAGAAAAACGGTAGCTTTTGATGAAATATCATTCAATAGTGTAATAATTAATTATGTTCTAATGTTTTATTTAAATCAATAAAAAGTATCTAGATATGATACCATCAATGCTATGTAAAAATTCACAATCTTAACATTTTCCTTGAATCATAACGAGCTTTTAATTGTAGCACCACCTCATTATCCAGTTGAATGTTCAATTACATTGGCATTGCAGAAGAACTCAATATCCCCCCCCCCATTGATTTCACTTCAAACATTACAGTTTATGTTAAAATAACATTTGACTTTTCTCTCGTTACTCGTTTCTTACAAATCTCACCTGTTCCTAGGATCATTCGACACTCTTCCACTGTCACACCAGTAAAACTTGTGTCTTTTACTCTTGGAAACTGAAACGAGAAATTCATCCACACACATTTAAATCAAGCAATTACTGAAATGCAGCAATGAAAATATGCGCGATTATACAGTCTGTACAGTCAAATATAACTAGCAATAAACACTGAGTTAAAAGAGCAAATAAATCACTCGGGGAGATGCACAGTCCATGTTCTTTCACTGGATCAATGCTAGACATTTCTGGGGCTTTAACACAGCAAAATTTAGTATCCTTGTTGTTTAATAGGGGAGAAGATTCATTTTTCAGACAACTACAGTAATATTTCAGTTGCTGAACCAAATAGAATAATTCAAGGCAAGTTAACATTGGGAAAAGGAACCACCAAACCCTTTGGCACTGTAAACAGATATGATGACAGCCTCTTCTGGACTCTCTTGATTAAGCAATCCACTACTTTTTAAAATGTCACGGAATGCTGTATTTTAATATTCTCACTTCAAGCTCACCTTTTCTTTGTAAGCGTTGCTGTTGATGCGCACCAGACTTTCATACATTTGATTGCATTTTTCTGGGTCAGAGAtctagaagaaaaaaaatatatatatacagcctCCGTCAAACATGAAAAATCAAATTTTCTTACCATAAGCATGCTGATTTGTCTTTGGGTGTTAACTGTGGTTTGATTACTTTTTCCTGAATAGCTGCATAAATTTAAAACATCAAATGATTGCATAATTCATATTGTTTACACGGTATATTTAATAAACATTGTATATTAATATACAGAGAATTCAGACATTCATTTTTCCTCGTTTTATGCCATGTTACAGCTTTATTCTAAAATAGAGGAAATATTTCTCAATCTGTAAGAAGTGTGCGATAATAAAAACCATAAACATTTTGCACAGTtttgtaaattaaaaaataaataaataaaaatcaccacATTCACAAGTACACTATGAAAAAATTGAGCTCAGCTGTATCCCACTTCCACTCGCCATCctttaaaatattttataactTGGTTAAGGTTAATCTGTAGTTAACTGTTCAGCTGCCTGGACATGATTTGGAAAGGTATGGTATGCATCTGTTTATATAAAGCCTCATAGCTAATCATGCAGGTCAACAAAAAACAAGTTACAAGTCAAAAGAGGAAGACTGCCGAAGAAGGACTGCATTAAGATCCTGATCTGGTGAAAGCTACAgtacactatatggtcaaaatatgtggacacctgaccatcacagggTTCCCGCTGGCAATCGTCATTGATgggcataatccatcagtgacaaaGAGAAAATTACAAGCAATACACAAGCAtcttgtcttcatggacctcactttgtgcaaaGGGGCTCTGTGAGGACTGAACAGGTTTGAGCCATttagttccactgaagggaaacCTTAATGCCATAGCTTACAAAGATGTTCTAAACAATTGTGTGCTTACAAATTTTGTGGCCACAGTTTGGAGAAGACCTGTGTATGGTTGTGACGATCAGGTGTAGATCTACTTTTGGCCACATATAGTGTATCTCAGACCCACCAAGACCCTTTCTAGTTTTGGTCATCCAGTAAAACTGAAGGGAGGTGATCAGGATCATGAAGATATGAGAACTTGCAAGAGAAACAACCATCTTTGCATGACTCCACCaatcggggttttttttgggtaCAGTGCTCagagttttaaaaaaacaaaaaaaaaacccacacatgaTGGCTCACTTAGGGTtttccaaaaagcacctaaaggaCTCTCTGCCCATGAGAAACTAGATTCAGTAGTCTGATGAAACCATGTTTGAATTGAAAGTCAAGCATCACATCTGAAGGAAACCTGGCATTTCATCACCCCGGTGAAGTAGAACACCAGAGGTCTGTCAGAATCAATGGAAATGACATCCTTGAGGAAAACCTGCTTAAGAGCACTCAGGACCTCTGGTCAGTGAAGGTTCACAGTTAGTAGTTACTTCAAGACAAGTCTCACCATGGGGGCAGCAACAGCCtgaagattagagaagcagccttgggcccaaaggcttGCCAGTTCAAGtcccaggactggcaggaaaaacgtGAGGGGAGCTGAGTGAATGAACTGCACTTCCCCTCCTTTGAGCAAGCCACCTaacctgtagcatagctgccggcTGCtctgaggatgtgtgtgtgttcattgctcacttgtgtgtacactgcttcagatgggttaaatgcagaggaggaatttcacatgtgacaaaggcttctgcttcctctcttaAAAATCAGAACATAAACCAGATTAAACATAATAAAAATCTTAAAAATAAATTTTCCACCCAGCTTCTTTACAACACGGCTCAAACAGTACCTTATTGGCCAAACAAACATGTCAGGTAGCTTCTAGAACTGCACAGAAATTTCCAGGAAAAATTTGCAACTTAAAACACTCAAGGACAACGAGGGCAGATATCCAGGTGTGAGGATTTCGTTATCACATCACGAAAGTAAACTCTTAAAACACTCCGCTTTGGCTGTAAATGGAAAGtgttttattttaaaaggtacGTTGTTGTTAACACCTGAATTCCTCCTGCACTGTAATCAGACACCGATAGATATTTGAACACAACATTAATGACGGTTATTATCCAGAAAATCGTTCTATCCGACATTACCTGAGTGTTCTCGCCCTCTCTGAATACACTGGCCACCTTCTGCCGTAAAAAAGTCCCCAAATCTCGACCTTTCTTCGATTCGTCTTTGGGCCATTCTTCACATAGCTTGAGAAAGCGACGGTACCTGGTGGCGGCCATTTTCAGACTCGCGGAAAGGGAGGAGCTACGTTTAAAGTACGGATGCCGCACTGGGACAAACCAAATCGCGTTTTTGCGTTTAGTGAAATCTCTAAAGCAGGTGCACGTGTTTGTCCCAAACGTGTTTCCGTAAGCTCCCAGCTCGCCTCATGGTGTGTGGAAATTATCAAAGGTTTGACACTGATGTAATGTTTCAGAATGTTCCCTCATGAAATTGTTTGTGTCTTGTTTTAGAAGAAGTCACCAGGGAAAATGGCGGGTGCTGGAAAGAAAAGCGAAGCCGGATCTGCTGGGCTTGTGGGCTGGATCAGCTCCACGTACCGATTTGCGACTGACAGaaatgatttcagaaggtgaggtgAGGTTAGGTTCCTGTTAAATATCCACCCAAGTGGTTTAGTTACACATCTGTGTCATTGTGTGCATGAGATACTCCGCCATCATCACCTCGTTGACTTGGTGATCCAGCTAGCAGTTTGGGAATGACCTTGTGCAGGGGTGTAGCTGCTAGCTGTGTTTGGTGGTTATACTGTAGGTCCAGGGATATCAGAAATCATTTAGTCTGCTGAAGTGTCAAATAGCTTGCTTATTAATCAAGGGCGTAAAAAcagtgttgatattggtggggacataatttggccaagcgccccagtgcgccatggttgtcgcatgaaatgtggcctacactgtacaaatgattggttgtccattcctttgtgttattttgatttttagcaccaggtacacttagTCTTAGTCTTAGtctaacatctgcatgtatacgggcaatacattatcacacagagaaagtggacattgaagttgctgtgaatttcgctgtagtggatgacctacccaaaatacaacaacacaatcaatcaaaattatgtgctgctgcttcattttcacacaacttttactattttcacacatttgaaacatcatgtgcttccttttgagttactgcaatttcagaatctggaagtaatgtagatatgggtggtagaagtgtgaagagttttggtagttgtagtgcattttgcaaaaatgtttattcattaagttgaaagggttaagtgacaattgtttcacatttttacattttcacattttattgcagaggttacatacatgcgcatatacacatgcatacatatgcatatacatgcaaacaatgagcaagaaaaaagtaaatataagtaaacatttagcattacctacaagcatttattactctgtgtgtgtgtgtgtgacagagagagattgcaaacagaaactccttgctgttacagtaaatataagtaaacatttaacattgttttgaatagcttaccgttgactgggtaaaataatgtcttatgtcctccttacgttttcttttattgcccgacatcactgcctgtgtgctgttttgctgtagcagcgagctggatgctgattttaccgcttgctacggcttacagccaatgacaacaaaaaaccatagcaacgtcaaggcaacgggaggtgggccaatcaaagcttcataaagcttttttacctgctgtccccaccaatagtcagccgtctttgagaggtctgttcacaactgaaaatcagctggacgcgataccgcgtttggtgtttttattcagcgtttcccgcatcgcggcttctccattcaaaaatggtatggacattttaaactcagctgaatattggtatggacgcgtccataccgtcCATATGCATTTTTACGCCCATGTTATTAATAATAAACCAGTTATTGTCTATTAATTGGAGCCAAATGAGCATGAGACAAAGGGGAAACCTAGAggttagctttgggaccaaaaggttgctggttcgattccctggaccaacagaaatggatgaagtgcccttgagcaaggtcccTAACCCCTAATCGCTCACTGGGTGGGatgtgtcagggtcctgttgtacatcactcttgataaccgtggttagcacagttgcctcacagcaagaaggtcctgggttcgagcccagcagccggcctttctgtgtggagtttgcatgtttcccccacaaagacatgcagttaggttaatatgggatgaccttgagcgaggcacctaactccaaaCTGCTCCGTGGGCGCTGttactctgggtatatgtgtgtgctcattgctcacaagtgtgtgcatgggttcaatgcagagaggaacaagtgtgtgatgaataaagttgtgcttttttgATAAATAAGAGTTTGTAATGTAATGATGACCACATATTTTATGATCCAGTGAATAATctatggagatgttacctgacagCAAATCATCATATCAAAGCCCCAATATAAAACCCCCTGACCCATAAGACTGTCTGTATTGTGAGAGTGAAGTACAAGGTCAAGGCTtcattgtcatttcaaccatatacagttggtacagtacccaGTTAAAACaaagtttctccaggaccatggtgctacataaaACATCACAGGATTACAAATCtacaaagtgcaagagtgcacacTATAGACTATAAACTACACAAAGTGCAAACAACAGTGCAAAAAAGACTAGTACCCCTGCTACTGATAATGTACAGAAAGTTTGAGTGTGCATTTTGATGTAAAAAGAAATAGACGTAaacattgtatttaaaaaaaaaaagtgagtgcaTTATTGTTCACTATACAAAGAGTGCAGTGTGtgcatcagtccagtccctcagagttgaggagtggCATGTTGCATCATTGATGTGGCTTGCTCAGGAGATTGCAGGCTCGCCCGTAAAGAAGCAGACACACTCAATAAGTACAGCGACCTGGCAGTAGAGATCAGAGCTCTGTGGAAGTTGAAGAAAGTTATCACTCCTGTTATCAGCATGCTTGGAAGTGTAAAGCCCCTGTCACACTTAttcagaattagcaggaatcaagcagaaccagctggaatgaaaaatttttcaaaattcgtgccacattcgggcgggaatttcaaactgaccaacattcttacagctttgtaagaatgccgttcaaaTACTTGGAATGCTCTTCGaacgattcttgcacattccgggtgtattagctttcgaatgcagttcaagtaccagtcaaaagtttggaaacaccttcaaattcaattttttttttcctacgttgtagaacaatactgaactcatcaaaactatgaaataacatatggaattatatggtaaacaaaagtgttaaaaaaaaatttcatcttttagattcttcaaagccgtcactatttaccttgataacagctttgcacactattggcattatctgaaccagcttcatgaggtagtcacctggaatgcttctcaattaacaggtgtctcttgtcaaaaatggaatttcttgccttaatgcatttgacaccatcaaccagtaaagagtaaataataaaaatacagtaaatagccctgttcgacaactgtagtaatcaatattatgtcaagaaccactcaactaagagaaacagtcagtcattaagacacaaagtgtcttttagttaattaaaataaggaaaaaacatcgaatttgaaggtgtttccaaacttttgactggtactgtagttgGAACaccgtaggaatacctagaatgcagtaagaatattaagaatgcacttcgaatgctgtACAAGtgtggttcgattgctgcccgaataccacctgaagtctggtcggaaggtgcctcgaatgctgtacgaattccccTCAAATACAGTCAGCACGCTCCCAGAATAGCCACCAAATATGTTtagaacgtctaagaattcaaacaGAATGCAGCTcatatacttagaatgtactttgaatatcctggaatatatgaagaattttcattccgatagcattccggctcattcgaggcacgttctggcaggatttgaagtggcttgccattttaaTTTTTCCCTCGAACATGATCAGagtgtttcgaatgctgttggaatgctgtaagaatatttaggatgcagtcagaatgcactttgaatgccgttcgatatttctcctcttcgaatgcacctcgaatgttttgagcatgagcaaaacatttgggccggccacaagaatgggcccgaatgtttggaatgcactcaatcTTTAGAATGCACTTAGAATATCCCagaatatacaaagaattttcattctgacggcattccggctcattccgcctctagtgtgactaccctataacaGAGAGACTTGAAAAATATCAAAAGGATATCCATGTGGACATTAAGCCTTTCAGAATgcagaagtctgttttgttgggtTCAGCAAGGATCCTTAGAAGAGCTCTGGACTCTCCATTAAAACTGTGATGAACATCACATAATTAATGCCGTCTAACTTTGATGCAccatttctcttttctttaggAATCTTCTTGTGAATCTAGGTTTGTTTGCAGTAGGCGTTTGGGTGGCGAGGAATTTGTCAGACTTTGACCTGATGTCACCTCAACCAGTCACATAGTTCCAGTCAAATCATGGACTTTTGCAAGTAAGTTTGAGTCAAATGTCAGCTGCTTATTATATGGCACAGTATCAGTACAGTATTACCTCACCAATTGTGTTGGACAAGGTTATGTATTTACTtgcgtttgtttgcctgttcccaacgaactcaaagtaatgaacagattttgatgaaactttgaggaaaggtgggctatGGTGAGGGAACAGTTGATTAGAGTTGGATGCAAAtctaaatatgtggcttggtggaagtaTGTAATCTtccaagtgcccttctaattATAACCTGAAATTAAAGTGTGTATACTTTAAATCTAGAGCATGcaggaatttttattttttaaaaatcccccCCAACAAAAGGTTGGGGATATGAGAAATCaccctgtctgtccatctgtcttgtAAGTGCAACTCCTCCTAAACGGTTCGATGGATGTTTatgaaactttacacagttgcagtatactacctgaagatgtgcatgaaggaaaaGAACCCCAGTCCACTGTTTCAAAGGGGAGATAATTCAACTTATTCCCTTAGATATGGCAATATGACAACAGgctcataagtgtgtgtgtgtgtgtggggggtattCTATAGTGAGTTTACGCACAGTTCTAgtttgtttaaaaataaatatatacatacaaaCCCTGATTCAGAGAAGAAATAATACTGGCACAGTAATTCCCAGTCAATACTGTGACAAGGATGCTACAACTCAGGAAATCTGTTACTTAGATATGTCACATGTTCAGACATGAAAGAAATCCTATTATATAGGAACTGGTAACCAGGTGGGGTTGAGAGTATATGTTTTCATGAACAAGAGCATGAGAGTGTAAACGAACCAAATAGCAAAGAGTAGAAAGGAGGActtaggagggggaaaaaaaaagaattcaggAAATGGAGTTTAGCTCCTCCCCCTTGCTGAACAGGTAAGGTATTTATCTGGAACCTAATTAATGATGGATGACTTTGGAATTTGTAATCATGACCAAAGTTCTGTTAGAGAAAATCACAATAACTGCTGACTAATGGGTGATgggtttttctttgtattttttgtaGTTCAACTTTATGCTGGTTGGAAGAATAAAATACAACAGATTAGATAAAATGGTGAGAGAACACAGCTCGGGTAGTAATCTATACAGGAAACAACCAGATGATACCCCTCatctatactagtgcatctcaaaaaattagaataccatgaaaaagttccttttttttcataatttaattcaaaaaggtaaactttcatattctatattcattacatgtaaagtgaaatatttaaagcctttaattttgatgattatagcttatagctcatgaaaatcagaaatccagtatctcaaattattagaatattctctaagatcaatcaaaaaaaggatttacaatacagaagtgtccaacttctgaaaagtatattcatttatacactcaatatttggttggggctcctttaccatgaattactgtatcaatgtggtgtggcatggaggtgatcagtctgtggcactgctgaggtgttattgaagcccaggttgctttgatagtagccttcagcgtatctgtatttttgggttgggtgtttctcatcttcctcttgacaataccccatatattctctatggggttcaggtcaggcaagtcggctggccagtcaaacacagtaatatcacggtcagcaaaccatttggtagtagttttggcactgtgggtaggtgccaagtcctgctgcaaaaggaaatcggcatctccaaaaagcatgaagggctctaaaatctcctggtagatggctgtgttgactttggacttgataaaatacagtggaccaacaccagcagatgacatggcaccccaaatcatcacagactgttgaaacttcacactgggcttcaaacaccttggattctgtgcctctccactcttcctccagactctaaaactgtgatttccaaattaaatgcaaaatgtactttcatctgaaaagaggactttggaccactgagcaacagtccatttctttctctccttagcccagataagacacttctgacattgtctctggctcaggagtagcttgatattaggaatgtgaaagttgtatcccccttcttcaagatgtctgttcgtgatgggtcttgatacactgacaccagcctcagtccactccttgtgaagctctcccaagttcttgaatcaacttttcttgacaatcctctcaagactgcggctgtccctgttgcttgtgcaccttttccagccacccttttcagcaatgaccttttgtggcttaccctccttgtggagggcatcagtgatcatcttctggacaacagtcaagtcagcagtcttccccatgattgtggttgtgtgtactgaactagaccgagagatacactgtgttcatactgtttctcaaactcgaaatgaaattctaatattttgagatgggtttttttttgtactgtatgccatactgattaaaatagaaaaatgcttgaaacattttagtttgtgtaatgagtaatatatataactttcactttcttaaataactgatggaaaatattgaactttcataatattctaattttttgagatgcactagtacatgaaTTGGCACACTAACATTCTGTAACATTACAGTGAATGGAGAGATTTTGCTTTTTCAACAAATTCTCATGGGCTAGAAGAGTCATGTTTATATGCACTATTTAAAGGGGGGGGggactccccccacacacacaatcaactgagttactgctcacttacgtatcccccccgctcATCAGCATACAAGTAATTGAAGGAATAGAAcacatgaatgttgacttcagcaaataattaacccttaaacaagtaaagagcagtgttctccccaaggatttcaaatagcatcctggtaaactgtcattttgaaatagcgtcaaaatccaccctacatttcataaatacattcagttggtaaacaggaagttgatgtgcgacaaacctgaaaatggtatacactgtctagaaccccaagctgaagtttggtaccaagtggctatgatttgtggttgctgagaaaaagggtgtttcagacagacggAAACACAGATGGACGGCCAGAGGTAAACCAGCATACCATGCCCCCCCTGAGAGGAGGTATAAAAAGTGTTTGTGTTATGCTtctgtaatactgagaaaatggcATTTAATTATATTGCCAGAGTTGTGAACATTCAGATCATGCCAAACATTCTACTACTATACAAAATAGTTTGAGTACACCATTAGCGTCATTACTATTAAGATATTACTTGGTGTTGATGTGCATTATTTAGTTTGGGTCTCTTCAGGAGGTGTGCATGTTCACCTGTTAGATTAA
It includes:
- the LOC132885233 gene encoding ubiquinol-cytochrome-c reductase complex assembly factor 2, producing the protein MAATRYRRFLKLCEEWPKDESKKGRDLGTFLRQKVASVFREGENTQISDPEKCNQMYESLVRINSNAYKEKFPRVKDTSFTGVTVEECRMILGTGTMQQMDEEKKGLWKTLMQRFSSKPEDAAVEKPEK
- the tomm6 gene encoding mitochondrial import receptor subunit TOM6 homolog isoform X1, translating into MKKSPGKMAGAGKKSEAGSAGLVGWISSTYRFATDRNDFRRNLLVNLGLFAVGVWVARNLSDFDLMSPQPVT
- the tomm6 gene encoding mitochondrial import receptor subunit TOM6 homolog isoform X2, whose translation is MKSPGKMAGAGKKSEAGSAGLVGWISSTYRFATDRNDFRRNLLVNLGLFAVGVWVARNLSDFDLMSPQPVT